A genomic window from Cupriavidus basilensis includes:
- a CDS encoding LPD1 domain-containing protein — MEIMTQTDTPPDILPGAVVLEGAEDVPPTPPSLVIPVQVGEAISSLPSGGGVALDSTDLDRLRISAGLGLHLADLSRLGDSDADALERLRLAVQIRDALAALGVQPEEESDDPNSPNYRYRDTGYIAASRKERAAEMIRVARDSGQMLRATDVDWSEIEQNPRQAKELITKSNLFGKVDWAALREAGMDPAAGFLIDRVYASIAPEPAEDKPQARMDYARGIETIRARIEDCLTVDAVMAVLQEIRDELRGTTLRPDEAEQYELWRAELIEVRIKLRDAENSTNSLYEAAQAAKSEQYRVEYTLEGRKKRGWKIQPEHEEALANAQALAEQLWAQWSSALDAKRPIVESLRNQAQALSRQLIDLEQAAKARNLTENPVTRAWLTFGDRFFKLLHYRSFKGSDAFAGHVTNAKAGRIADWAWSEEKDRPLRTATKQEINFQLRVADTYTRRGGRAVSAASTQALKDALGLRDVQSGNWVLKDPNSAKFHVEQTAAAMSDLADVLGIDGNALGLGGRLGLAFGARGTGGKNTARAHYEPVHRVINLTKMGGGGCLGHEFFHAVDNMLAELVTQQSTGKGDFATSNPDLLPDGPIKEATKALVGAIYQGDNRVTESIKFTEKDVRIAKYNVDSPSSNMARAIKEAGNATDAVLAVDSSVENTRSKGSTYHRRWRTLAAAYYAPEGVNIIRTKTGRLVSNFVVGAGQLDNGEIGKYWSQTDELAARAFQSWIEDRLTEQDRQNDYLSVYADNKYHVDPLTGFEWKPYPEGDERAQINAAFDGLFAAIREAKTFESAAVNPTLLDAIFGATQQVDAGAEPDLLPV; from the coding sequence ATGGAGATCATGACCCAGACGGATACGCCGCCCGATATTCTTCCCGGCGCGGTGGTGCTTGAGGGGGCGGAAGATGTACCGCCTACTCCGCCATCGTTGGTAATCCCGGTCCAGGTCGGAGAGGCGATCAGCAGTCTGCCCTCGGGTGGCGGTGTTGCGCTCGACAGTACCGACTTGGATCGGCTTCGGATCAGCGCAGGGCTCGGGCTTCATCTCGCAGATCTGAGCCGGCTGGGCGACAGTGACGCCGACGCCTTGGAGAGGCTTCGGCTTGCGGTCCAGATTCGCGATGCCCTGGCCGCGCTTGGCGTGCAGCCAGAGGAGGAGAGCGACGACCCCAATAGCCCGAACTACCGCTATCGGGACACGGGATATATTGCTGCCTCGCGCAAGGAAAGGGCAGCAGAGATGATCCGGGTGGCGCGAGATAGTGGGCAGATGCTGCGCGCTACCGATGTGGATTGGTCGGAGATCGAGCAGAATCCGCGTCAGGCAAAGGAGCTGATCACCAAGTCGAATTTGTTTGGCAAGGTGGATTGGGCGGCCTTGCGCGAAGCGGGGATGGATCCAGCAGCCGGCTTTCTCATCGACAGGGTATATGCGTCGATTGCTCCAGAGCCGGCAGAGGACAAGCCGCAGGCGCGCATGGACTACGCCCGTGGGATTGAGACGATTCGGGCACGTATCGAGGATTGCTTGACTGTCGATGCCGTCATGGCGGTGCTGCAGGAGATTCGCGATGAGCTCCGAGGCACCACCCTCAGGCCGGATGAGGCGGAGCAGTACGAACTATGGCGCGCTGAGTTGATCGAGGTGCGGATAAAGCTTCGTGATGCGGAGAACAGCACGAACAGCCTGTACGAGGCAGCGCAGGCCGCCAAGAGCGAGCAATATCGAGTCGAGTACACCCTTGAGGGCCGCAAGAAGCGCGGCTGGAAGATCCAGCCGGAGCACGAGGAGGCTCTGGCAAACGCCCAAGCGCTGGCGGAGCAGTTGTGGGCGCAGTGGTCCTCGGCCCTGGACGCAAAGAGGCCCATCGTAGAGTCGCTTCGCAATCAGGCGCAAGCCCTCTCTCGTCAACTGATCGACCTCGAGCAGGCAGCTAAGGCTCGCAACCTGACCGAGAACCCAGTCACCAGGGCCTGGCTGACTTTCGGGGATCGGTTCTTCAAGCTCTTGCACTACCGCAGTTTCAAGGGCTCCGACGCCTTTGCCGGCCACGTGACCAACGCAAAAGCAGGCCGGATTGCCGACTGGGCTTGGTCAGAGGAGAAGGATCGTCCGCTTCGGACGGCGACCAAGCAGGAGATCAACTTTCAGTTGAGGGTAGCGGATACCTACACGCGTCGTGGTGGCCGGGCGGTCTCCGCTGCCTCCACCCAAGCACTCAAGGATGCGCTTGGCCTCCGGGATGTCCAATCTGGAAACTGGGTGCTGAAGGACCCAAACAGCGCCAAATTTCACGTGGAGCAGACCGCCGCCGCTATGTCCGATTTGGCCGACGTGCTTGGTATTGATGGCAACGCCTTGGGCCTTGGTGGACGTCTTGGGCTTGCTTTCGGAGCTCGCGGTACAGGCGGCAAGAATACGGCGCGGGCTCACTATGAGCCGGTTCATCGCGTGATCAACCTTACCAAAATGGGTGGGGGCGGCTGCCTTGGTCATGAATTCTTCCATGCTGTGGACAACATGCTTGCGGAACTGGTGACACAGCAGTCCACTGGGAAGGGCGACTTTGCGACCAGCAACCCGGACTTGCTGCCGGACGGACCTATCAAGGAGGCGACCAAAGCGCTCGTTGGTGCTATCTACCAGGGCGACAATCGGGTCACTGAATCGATCAAGTTCACGGAGAAGGACGTCAGGATCGCGAAGTACAACGTCGATTCGCCTAGTAGCAACATGGCGCGTGCCATCAAGGAGGCGGGCAACGCGACTGATGCGGTCCTCGCAGTAGACAGTTCGGTCGAGAACACCCGATCCAAGGGAAGCACGTATCACAGGCGTTGGCGAACGTTGGCCGCCGCCTACTACGCGCCGGAGGGTGTCAACATCATCCGGACGAAGACTGGTCGGCTTGTATCGAACTTCGTCGTCGGGGCCGGACAACTGGACAACGGCGAAATCGGCAAGTACTGGTCGCAAACTGATGAACTCGCGGCGCGCGCATTCCAGTCCTGGATCGAGGACCGGCTGACGGAGCAGGATCGGCAGAATGACTACCTGAGCGTCTATGCCGATAACAAGTACCACGTCGATCCGCTGACAGGGTTCGAGTGGAAGCCCTACCCGGAGGGGGATGAGCGGGCCCAGATCAATGCGGCGTTCGATGGGCTGTTCGCTGCCATCCGTGAGGCCAAGACATTCGAGTCTGCCGCTGTGAACCCGACATTGCTGGACGCGATCTTTGGCGCGACTCAGCAGGTCGACGCCGGTGCGGAGCCCGATTTGCTCCCTGTGTAA